Proteins from a single region of Desulfobacterales bacterium:
- a CDS encoding adenylate kinase — protein sequence MNILIFGPNGSGKGTQGAIIQKKYNVAHIESGAIFRKNIGGGTELGMKAKEYIDRGDLVPDDITIPMILDRLKEDDCKEGWLLDGFPRNKVQAETLAKALAAAGINLDYVIEIVLPREIAKLRITGRRLCVNDNNHPNHIAFDAIKPTEKEDGTIVCRVCGGELNTRADDQDDEAIDKRHNIYYDDNTGTMAAVNFFKSLEGPKLISVDGLPSIQEVSEAIMKELA from the coding sequence ATGAACATCTTGATTTTTGGACCCAACGGCAGTGGCAAGGGCACCCAGGGCGCCATTATCCAGAAAAAATATAATGTGGCCCACATCGAGTCAGGGGCGATCTTTCGCAAGAATATCGGCGGCGGCACCGAACTCGGGATGAAGGCCAAGGAGTACATCGACCGCGGCGACCTGGTCCCGGACGATATCACCATCCCGATGATCCTTGACCGCCTCAAGGAAGATGACTGCAAGGAGGGCTGGCTGCTGGACGGCTTTCCCCGCAACAAGGTTCAGGCCGAGACCCTGGCCAAGGCCCTGGCCGCCGCCGGGATCAATCTGGATTATGTGATCGAGATTGTCCTGCCCCGCGAGATTGCCAAGCTGCGGATCACCGGCCGCAGGCTCTGCGTCAATGACAACAACCACCCCAACCACATCGCCTTTGACGCCATCAAGCCGACCGAGAAGGAAGACGGCACCATTGTCTGCCGGGTATGCGGCGGCGAACTCAACACCCGGGCCGACGACCAGGATGACGAGGCCATTGATAAGCGGCACAACATCTACTATGACGATAACACCGGCACCATGGCCGCGGTGAATTTCTTCAAGAGCCTGGAGGGCCCCAAACTCATCTCGGTTGACGGCCTGCCCTCGATCCAGGAGGTATCCGAGGCGATCATGAAAGAGCTGGCCTAG